One window of Manihot esculenta cultivar AM560-2 chromosome 17, M.esculenta_v8, whole genome shotgun sequence genomic DNA carries:
- the LOC110605168 gene encoding HEAT repeat-containing protein 6 isoform X2 produces MAASSKSSSLMIRTWRTAFLTLRDETLTRSPKSESKSIGELLHNLIFSHSNSLISAAPDLPPHEVTSDLSFLLELAANSFEYGGQDSDSIFSHISHLMHEICHCQRVSLQINSSSWTLILNSSSTILQFFIRKTAVAPLFSSNAAIVKSAMECIETIRHLVNVHHQRFSLSDNIQLVKFLLCIVEHSHAQLINSCNISGKQRSSAATGKRLSKYSSLWEVQTVVFTMLGGAFVRVGSSFPADIWQSTIKVSSFVATLRMFFVYGLTSRTEFSFLANSHEEKEFSKMRLKLTLEESVRKDHAPYRPPHLRKKENISMKQPRIQDSVCIYDHESSATEFVSSDSDCSDNDGSVKDTESIQNSKVRVAAIVCIQDLCQADSKSLTTQWTVLLPTNDVLQPRKFEATLMTCLLFDPYLKARIASASTLAVMLDGPSSVFLQVAEYKESTRCGSFMALSSSLGLMLMQLHTGVLYLIQHETHNRMLGSLFKILMLLISSTPYSRMPGELLPTIITSLLSRTENGFPFKSDQTSLLATTINCLTAALSTSPPSPHVKEMLLEEISIGGVGGGGVESKKSSGVLSTLYRYSELLTNSSMCFEALQALRVVIHNYPSVAFACWEQISTLLPKVLRVAAPEVPARAWKGHMGENIGFTEEKVITAAIKVLDECLRAISGFKGTEDVLDDKLLDTSFISDCARTKKVSSAPSYGLESAEDTNEEPKAFESGSEQWSITLENHIPLILGHSSAMVRTASLTCFAGITSSAFIFLSKEKQEFVVSSLVNAAVDDEVPSVRSAACRAIGVISCFPQISRSAEILAKFVHAVEINTRDPLVSVRITASWAFANICDSLRHCIDDFPLDKSSDSNANSQLMEFLADCALRLTKDGDKIKSNAVRALGNLSRFVRCKSKSSSTDDLLLLERMVQAFLSCVITGNVKVQWNVCHALSNLFLNETLRLQDMDWAPSVFSILLVLLRDSSNFKIRIQAAAALAVPASANGYGKSFSDVVQGLEHIIENLASDQIDVPSSFKYRVALDKQITSTMLHVLILASTADHQPLKDFLVKKASFLEDWLKGLCTTLGETSRPEAERQKKQVISKAIHSLIEVYGSDNHQAIARKFEKLNNSIQ; encoded by the exons ATGGCCGCGTCGTCGAAGTCGTCGTCCTTAATGATAAGGACATGGAGGACGGCATTTCTGACGCTGCGGGATGAAACCCTAACCAGAAGTCCAAAATCGGAGTCTAAATCAATCGGAGAACTTCTTCATAATCTCATCTTTTCCCATTCCAACTCTCTTATATCTGCCGCTCCTGACCTTCCTCCTCACGAG GTAACGTCCGATTTGTCGTTTCTGCTGGAATTGGCTGCTAATTCGTTTGAATATGGTGGACAAGATTCGGACTCCATTTTTTCTCACATTTCTCACTTG atgcatgagatatgccaTTGTCAACGTGTTTCTCTTCAAATAAATTCTTCGTCTTGGACTCTCATTCTCAATTCCTCTTCAACGATACTGCAATTCTTCATCCGCAAAACGGCAGTTGCACCACTTTTTAGTTCTAATGCTGCTATCGTTAAATCCGCCATGGAATGCATAGAAACCATAAG GCATCTTGTCAATGTGCATCACCAAAGATTTTCTCTATCGGATAATATTCAACTTGTAAAATTCCTCCTTTGCATTGTCGAGCACTCTCACGCACAGTTGATTAACTCATGTAATATAAGTGGCAAGCAAAGGTCATCTGCAGCAACTGGAAAGAGGTTATCTAAGTACAGTAGTTTATGGGAGGTTCAGACTGTGGTGTTTACTATGCTTGGTGGAGCATTTGTAAGAGTTGGATCTTCTTTTCCTGCCGACATATGGCAATCTACAATAaag GTGTCTAGTTTTGTGGCAACGCTTCGGATGTTCTTTGTTTATGGCCTTACCAGTAGAACAGAATTTTCTTTCCTAGCCAATAGTCACGAAGAAAAAGAATTTAGTAAAATGCGCCTTAAGTTGACTTTAGAAGAATCTGTGAGGAAAGATCATGCTCCATACAGGCCTCCACACTTGCGCAAAAAGGAAAACATAAGCATGAAGCAGCCAAGAATTCAGGATTCTGTATGCATATATGATCATGAATCTTCTGCTACTGAGTTTGTGTCATCAGATTCAGATTGCAGTGACAATGATGGATCAGTGAAGGACACTGAAAGTATTCAAAACTCTAAGGTTAGAGTTGCTGCCATTGTTTGCATACAG GATCTTTGTCAAGCTGATAGCAAATCATTGACTACCCAGTGGACAGTACTGTTACCAACTAATGATGTACTGCAACCAAG AAAGTTTGAAGCTACTCTAATGACGTGCTTGCTATTTGACCCTTATTTAAAG GCACGGATTGCATCTGCCTCAACTCTGGCAGTTATGTTGGACGGGCCTTCATCTGTTTTTCTTCAAGTTGCAGAATACAAGGAATCTACTAGATGTGGATCTTTCATGGCACTTTCAAGTTCGCTTGGGCTAATGCTGATGCAACTTCATACTG GTGTCCTGTACTTGATCCAGCATGAAACTCACAATAGAATGCTGGGATCTTTATTCAAGATTCTCATGCTCCTGATATCATCTACACC ATATTCAAGAATGCCTGGAGAATTGTTGCCTACAATAATCACTTCTTTGTTATCGAGGACTGAAAATGGGTTCCCTTTCAAAAGTGATCAAACTAGTTTGCTG GCTACTACTATTAATTGCTTGACGGCAGCTTTATCAACTTCACCTCCATCTCCACATGTAAAAGAAATGCTATTGGAAGAGATATCAATAG GTGGTGTTGGGGGAGGTGGTGTTGAGTCCAAAAAAAGTTCAGGTGTTCTTTCTACACTATATCGATATTCTGAGCTCCTAACAAACTCATCAATGTGCTTTGAAGCTCTCCAG GCCCTTAGAGTTGTTATACACAACTACCCAAGCGTAGCATTTGCATGCTGGGAACAAATTTCCACCTTACTCCCCAAAGTTTTGAGAGTTGCTGCTCCAGAAGTTCCTGCTAGGGCATGGAAGGGACATATGGGAGAAAATATTGGGTTCACTGAGGAAAAAGTCATAACAGCTGCTATCAAG GTTTTGGATGAGTGTCTTCGTGCAATATCTGGGTTTAAAGGAACTGAAGATGTTTTAGATGATAAATTATTGGATACCTCATTTATATCTGATTGCGCAAGGACAAAGAAAGTATCATCAGCACCATCATATGGACTGGAGAGTGCAGAAGATACTAATGAAGAACCAAAGGCATTCGAGTCAGGAAGCGAGCAATGGTCTATAACTTTAGAGAATCACATACCTCTGATACTGGGCCATTCTTCTGCCATG GTGAGAACTGCATCACTGACTTGTTTTGCGGGCATTACTTCTTCTGCATTCATCTTTCTCTCAAAGGAGAAACAGGAATTTGTTGTTTCTTCTTTG GTCAATGCTGCTGTAGATGATGAGGTTCCTTCAGTTAGGTCAGCTGCCTGTCGAGCTATAGGAGTCATCTCTTGCTTTCCACAAATATCTCGCAG TGCGGAGATTCTTGCGAAGTTTGTCCACGCTGTTGAGATCAACACTCGTGATCCCTTGGTTTCG GTGCGAATAACAGCCTCGTGGGCTTTTGCAAATATTTGTGATTCTCTGCGTCACTGTATTGATGATTTTCCTTTGGACAAGTCGTCAG ATTCAAATGCAAACTCGCAGTTAATGGAATTCTTAGCTGATTGTGCTTTGCGTCTGACAAAGGATGGTGACAAG ATCAAATCCAATGCTGTCAGGGCTCTTGGAAATCTTTCCAGGTTTGTCAGATGCAAATCAAAATCGTCATCAACTGATGATCTACTTTTGTTGgagagaatggttcaagcaTTCCTTTCTTGTGTTATAACTGGGAACGTTAAG GTCCAATGGAATGTTTGTCATGCTCTGAGCAATCTATTTCTAAATGAGACATTAAGACTGCAAGATATGGATTG GGCTCCATCTGTTTTTAGCATTCTTTTAGTCCTTCTACGTGATTCTTCCAACTTTAAGATCAGGATACAAGCTGCTGCTGCATTGGCTGTGCCAGCTTCAGCGAATG GCTATGGTAAATCCTTCTCAGATGTTGTCCAAGGTCTGGAACATATAATTGAAAATCTAGCTTCAGACCAGATAGATGTGCCATCTAGTTTCAAATACAGGGTTGCACTGGATAAGCAG ATAACATCGACCATGTTGCATGTGCTTATCCTTGCTTCGACTGCTGATCACCAACCTTTGAAAGATTTCCTTGTGAAG AAAGCCTCATTTCTGGAGGATTGGTTGAAGGGTTTGTGCACCACACTAGGGGAGACCAGTAGGCCTGAGGCTGAAAGGCAAAAGAAACAGGTGATATCCAAGGCAATACATTCGCTCATTGAAGTGTATGGGAGCGACAACCATCAGGCAATTGCACGGAAATTTGAGAAATTGAACAATAGCATACAGTGA
- the LOC110605168 gene encoding HEAT repeat-containing protein 6 isoform X1, giving the protein MAASSKSSSLMIRTWRTAFLTLRDETLTRSPKSESKSIGELLHNLIFSHSNSLISAAPDLPPHEVTSDLSFLLELAANSFEYGGQDSDSIFSHISHLMHEICHCQRVSLQINSSSWTLILNSSSTILQFFIRKTAVAPLFSSNAAIVKSAMECIETIRHLVNVHHQRFSLSDNIQLVKFLLCIVEHSHAQLINSCNISGKQRSSAATGKRLSKYSSLWEVQTVVFTMLGGAFVRVGSSFPADIWQSTIKVHRKVMDSLASKSSLVEDFVMSRFYASLLNSLHMVLMDPKDSLLDHVSSFVATLRMFFVYGLTSRTEFSFLANSHEEKEFSKMRLKLTLEESVRKDHAPYRPPHLRKKENISMKQPRIQDSVCIYDHESSATEFVSSDSDCSDNDGSVKDTESIQNSKVRVAAIVCIQDLCQADSKSLTTQWTVLLPTNDVLQPRKFEATLMTCLLFDPYLKARIASASTLAVMLDGPSSVFLQVAEYKESTRCGSFMALSSSLGLMLMQLHTGVLYLIQHETHNRMLGSLFKILMLLISSTPYSRMPGELLPTIITSLLSRTENGFPFKSDQTSLLATTINCLTAALSTSPPSPHVKEMLLEEISIGGVGGGGVESKKSSGVLSTLYRYSELLTNSSMCFEALQALRVVIHNYPSVAFACWEQISTLLPKVLRVAAPEVPARAWKGHMGENIGFTEEKVITAAIKVLDECLRAISGFKGTEDVLDDKLLDTSFISDCARTKKVSSAPSYGLESAEDTNEEPKAFESGSEQWSITLENHIPLILGHSSAMVRTASLTCFAGITSSAFIFLSKEKQEFVVSSLVNAAVDDEVPSVRSAACRAIGVISCFPQISRSAEILAKFVHAVEINTRDPLVSVRITASWAFANICDSLRHCIDDFPLDKSSDSNANSQLMEFLADCALRLTKDGDKIKSNAVRALGNLSRFVRCKSKSSSTDDLLLLERMVQAFLSCVITGNVKVQWNVCHALSNLFLNETLRLQDMDWAPSVFSILLVLLRDSSNFKIRIQAAAALAVPASANGYGKSFSDVVQGLEHIIENLASDQIDVPSSFKYRVALDKQITSTMLHVLILASTADHQPLKDFLVKKASFLEDWLKGLCTTLGETSRPEAERQKKQVISKAIHSLIEVYGSDNHQAIARKFEKLNNSIQ; this is encoded by the exons ATGGCCGCGTCGTCGAAGTCGTCGTCCTTAATGATAAGGACATGGAGGACGGCATTTCTGACGCTGCGGGATGAAACCCTAACCAGAAGTCCAAAATCGGAGTCTAAATCAATCGGAGAACTTCTTCATAATCTCATCTTTTCCCATTCCAACTCTCTTATATCTGCCGCTCCTGACCTTCCTCCTCACGAG GTAACGTCCGATTTGTCGTTTCTGCTGGAATTGGCTGCTAATTCGTTTGAATATGGTGGACAAGATTCGGACTCCATTTTTTCTCACATTTCTCACTTG atgcatgagatatgccaTTGTCAACGTGTTTCTCTTCAAATAAATTCTTCGTCTTGGACTCTCATTCTCAATTCCTCTTCAACGATACTGCAATTCTTCATCCGCAAAACGGCAGTTGCACCACTTTTTAGTTCTAATGCTGCTATCGTTAAATCCGCCATGGAATGCATAGAAACCATAAG GCATCTTGTCAATGTGCATCACCAAAGATTTTCTCTATCGGATAATATTCAACTTGTAAAATTCCTCCTTTGCATTGTCGAGCACTCTCACGCACAGTTGATTAACTCATGTAATATAAGTGGCAAGCAAAGGTCATCTGCAGCAACTGGAAAGAGGTTATCTAAGTACAGTAGTTTATGGGAGGTTCAGACTGTGGTGTTTACTATGCTTGGTGGAGCATTTGTAAGAGTTGGATCTTCTTTTCCTGCCGACATATGGCAATCTACAATAaag GTGCATAGGAAAGTAATGGATTCTTTGGCATCTAAAAGTTCGCTCGTTGAAGACTTTGTTATGTCTAG GTTTTATGCATCTCTTCTTAATAGTCTGCACATGGTTCTTATGGATCCTAAAGATTCTCTTCTTGACCAT GTGTCTAGTTTTGTGGCAACGCTTCGGATGTTCTTTGTTTATGGCCTTACCAGTAGAACAGAATTTTCTTTCCTAGCCAATAGTCACGAAGAAAAAGAATTTAGTAAAATGCGCCTTAAGTTGACTTTAGAAGAATCTGTGAGGAAAGATCATGCTCCATACAGGCCTCCACACTTGCGCAAAAAGGAAAACATAAGCATGAAGCAGCCAAGAATTCAGGATTCTGTATGCATATATGATCATGAATCTTCTGCTACTGAGTTTGTGTCATCAGATTCAGATTGCAGTGACAATGATGGATCAGTGAAGGACACTGAAAGTATTCAAAACTCTAAGGTTAGAGTTGCTGCCATTGTTTGCATACAG GATCTTTGTCAAGCTGATAGCAAATCATTGACTACCCAGTGGACAGTACTGTTACCAACTAATGATGTACTGCAACCAAG AAAGTTTGAAGCTACTCTAATGACGTGCTTGCTATTTGACCCTTATTTAAAG GCACGGATTGCATCTGCCTCAACTCTGGCAGTTATGTTGGACGGGCCTTCATCTGTTTTTCTTCAAGTTGCAGAATACAAGGAATCTACTAGATGTGGATCTTTCATGGCACTTTCAAGTTCGCTTGGGCTAATGCTGATGCAACTTCATACTG GTGTCCTGTACTTGATCCAGCATGAAACTCACAATAGAATGCTGGGATCTTTATTCAAGATTCTCATGCTCCTGATATCATCTACACC ATATTCAAGAATGCCTGGAGAATTGTTGCCTACAATAATCACTTCTTTGTTATCGAGGACTGAAAATGGGTTCCCTTTCAAAAGTGATCAAACTAGTTTGCTG GCTACTACTATTAATTGCTTGACGGCAGCTTTATCAACTTCACCTCCATCTCCACATGTAAAAGAAATGCTATTGGAAGAGATATCAATAG GTGGTGTTGGGGGAGGTGGTGTTGAGTCCAAAAAAAGTTCAGGTGTTCTTTCTACACTATATCGATATTCTGAGCTCCTAACAAACTCATCAATGTGCTTTGAAGCTCTCCAG GCCCTTAGAGTTGTTATACACAACTACCCAAGCGTAGCATTTGCATGCTGGGAACAAATTTCCACCTTACTCCCCAAAGTTTTGAGAGTTGCTGCTCCAGAAGTTCCTGCTAGGGCATGGAAGGGACATATGGGAGAAAATATTGGGTTCACTGAGGAAAAAGTCATAACAGCTGCTATCAAG GTTTTGGATGAGTGTCTTCGTGCAATATCTGGGTTTAAAGGAACTGAAGATGTTTTAGATGATAAATTATTGGATACCTCATTTATATCTGATTGCGCAAGGACAAAGAAAGTATCATCAGCACCATCATATGGACTGGAGAGTGCAGAAGATACTAATGAAGAACCAAAGGCATTCGAGTCAGGAAGCGAGCAATGGTCTATAACTTTAGAGAATCACATACCTCTGATACTGGGCCATTCTTCTGCCATG GTGAGAACTGCATCACTGACTTGTTTTGCGGGCATTACTTCTTCTGCATTCATCTTTCTCTCAAAGGAGAAACAGGAATTTGTTGTTTCTTCTTTG GTCAATGCTGCTGTAGATGATGAGGTTCCTTCAGTTAGGTCAGCTGCCTGTCGAGCTATAGGAGTCATCTCTTGCTTTCCACAAATATCTCGCAG TGCGGAGATTCTTGCGAAGTTTGTCCACGCTGTTGAGATCAACACTCGTGATCCCTTGGTTTCG GTGCGAATAACAGCCTCGTGGGCTTTTGCAAATATTTGTGATTCTCTGCGTCACTGTATTGATGATTTTCCTTTGGACAAGTCGTCAG ATTCAAATGCAAACTCGCAGTTAATGGAATTCTTAGCTGATTGTGCTTTGCGTCTGACAAAGGATGGTGACAAG ATCAAATCCAATGCTGTCAGGGCTCTTGGAAATCTTTCCAGGTTTGTCAGATGCAAATCAAAATCGTCATCAACTGATGATCTACTTTTGTTGgagagaatggttcaagcaTTCCTTTCTTGTGTTATAACTGGGAACGTTAAG GTCCAATGGAATGTTTGTCATGCTCTGAGCAATCTATTTCTAAATGAGACATTAAGACTGCAAGATATGGATTG GGCTCCATCTGTTTTTAGCATTCTTTTAGTCCTTCTACGTGATTCTTCCAACTTTAAGATCAGGATACAAGCTGCTGCTGCATTGGCTGTGCCAGCTTCAGCGAATG GCTATGGTAAATCCTTCTCAGATGTTGTCCAAGGTCTGGAACATATAATTGAAAATCTAGCTTCAGACCAGATAGATGTGCCATCTAGTTTCAAATACAGGGTTGCACTGGATAAGCAG ATAACATCGACCATGTTGCATGTGCTTATCCTTGCTTCGACTGCTGATCACCAACCTTTGAAAGATTTCCTTGTGAAG AAAGCCTCATTTCTGGAGGATTGGTTGAAGGGTTTGTGCACCACACTAGGGGAGACCAGTAGGCCTGAGGCTGAAAGGCAAAAGAAACAGGTGATATCCAAGGCAATACATTCGCTCATTGAAGTGTATGGGAGCGACAACCATCAGGCAATTGCACGGAAATTTGAGAAATTGAACAATAGCATACAGTGA